The following is a genomic window from bacterium.
GTCTAATTCTTGCGCTATACCCATAACTTCCAGCCAGATATCCGCACTGATCTTCTTTGGACTCACTCGTTTTCGAACTGATTCAACAAGGAGTTCTGCTCCGCCACCAGGAAGTCCCTTCATTCCAGCATCCTTCAACTCGGTGAGAATATCTTGGTAGGGCTTCCCTGATACAAGATGCATTTGATGTATCTCGCTTGGCGAGAATGCATTTAACTCAATTGGGTACGTTTCTGTGAGCCAACGTATCAAATCAAGGTAAAAATCATAAGAAAGATCATCATTATGTCCGCCTTGAAGAAGGATTCGAGTTGCCCCAAGCTCTAACGCCTCTCGTACTTTCTCCCCAATTTGCCTTTTGTTGAGAACATAGCTTTCTGGATGGGCAGATGAAGGACGATAAAATCCACAGAAAGAACAGTCACTATTACAGACATTGGTGTAGTTAATATTACGGTCTATGAGATAGGTGACACTATCGCCGAGAACCGTTGATTGGCGCCTCGCATGAGCAAGCGTACCAAGATCCGCCAGGGGTGTTTGCTGATAAAGAGCTCGAGCCTCTTCAATCGAATATCGGTAAATTCCTGCTGAGCTTTGATTTTGCATATTTTCCTGTACCCGACGAGTCTTCATGCCACTCTCCCCTTGCATCTTCATTCTCGTCAGGTTTTTTTCTTCACCCTTTGGGCTTTTCTTATGAAACTTGCTAGCCTATCTCTCGTCAGAGAGCAGTCGACGTCTAGAGGCTAAAGATCGCATAGTCTGATGAAAATGCAATCACTAAAGGAAATTTTGTGACAAAACAAAAAATTACCATTTATCACTCACCAGATGCTGATGATGCGTTCATGTTCTATGGACTTACTTCAGGAATCGTTCAGAATGCAGAGTTTGAATTTGACCATGACCTTTCTGATATTGAAAGCCTCAATCAAAAGGCAATACGCGGAGAAATTGACGTTACTGCTGTATCAGTGCATGCATTCGCATATCTGAAAAATCAATATGCAATTCTTTCATGTGGCGCTTCCATGGGAGGAAAAGATTATGGACCCCGCGTGGTTACGAAATCACAAAGGGATATCGCACTGGAAGATATTAAAACGGTTGCAATTCCAGGCAAGTTTACCTCTGCGGCTTTGTCACTCCAGTTAGCACTTCGCGAAAGAGGCCTGGAGCCAGAAATGAAGGTATATGATTTTAAGGCTGTCGGCGACGCGGTAATCAATGAAGAGGTAGATGCAGGAGTCATCATTCATGAAGGACAACTAACCTATGGCGAACAGGGGCTTTCACTGCTCCTAGACCTTGGGAAGTGGTGGTTTGACAAGACACATTTACCGCTGCCCTTAGGCATTAACATTGCTCGAAAGTCTCTTGGCATTCCAGCTATGGAAGCTTCAGTAAGCGCTTTACATGAAAGTATCTCTTATTCGCTAGCCCATAGAAGTGAGGCTCTGGCCTATGCTATGAAGTATGCAAGGGGAATTTCCTTAGATGATGCTGATACGTTTGTTGGCATGTATGTCAATGACCTTACCCTTGATTTAGGCTCCGAGGGCGAAAAATCAATCGCGCTCTTCTTACAACAAGCAGCGGATGCGGGGCTCATTCCTGAACTTCCGCAGCTAGATTTTATAAGAGCGTAATTTGTCTTCTTTGTTGCCTCTGTGTGTCTTCTTGGATTCTTGAGTTCGTAATCTCGCGCGCCTCAACGAAATGATGCACAACAAAAGAAGAGGAATCAAAAAGACGTTGGGGAACAAGCAAATCTTGCTCGACGAGAAAACCCTGCAAAAAAACCCTGATCGAAGAGAACATAATCGGAAAAACATTGGTCGGGCTGAGCGGATTTGAACCGCCGACCTCTCCCACCCCAAGGGAACGCGCTACCAGTCTGCGCCACAGCCCGAGTCTCTAAAAAGCACTGTTATCACACCGCTGCCTACACATACGGGTGCCTCGTGATCAGACGCAGCAGTATAAGACCTCTCACCGTTAAAGAGCAACGCTACTCTTTAACTTGCTTAATTCTGTGATAAAATCTACTGAGCTCCCGAAACCGATCAATCGAATTCGGTTTTACCCTCGTACTGCTCTGGTCTAAGAATCCGAATGAGGATGTGAACAAGTTTCAGCACCATAACAAGAGTAAACACCGTGAACATGGCAGCTATGGTTGTGGTCACAAATCCAAATCCAACTGCAACTCCAATCGCTGAAGTGGTCCAAATAAGAGCTGCTGTTGTGAGCCCACTCACCCCTTTTCGGCCGTGGAAAATTACCCCAGCACCGAGAAAACCAATTCCAGTTACGACTTGAGCAGCGATTCGACTCGGATCCCCGAATTGCTGACCAGCGACCGCCTCGCGGGAGATAATGGCAAAGAGACAGCTTCCCACACAGATCAGAGAAAATGTTCTAAGACTCGGGTCTTTCCCCGCAATTTCTCGCTCTAAGCCTATTAACGCCCCAATAATGGCGCTTACAACGAGCAGCTTCATCTCATAAGAGCACAAAACATCGAAAATTCCTGATGTACTTGAAAGTGAATCCATGCTGAGAGCTTAGTTGATCAAACAATTTCATGAAAGGGGGCAAGGAAGAGCTGGTGTAACTTCCTCATTCTCAACTATAATTGTGCTATGAGCATAGGGATAAACCTTGGGGCGAGTGGAAACTTCGGAGTTCTTCTACCCAAGCCGCGTTATTCCTCGGATATAGCAACCCTTATAAGAGGAGGTGATCCAACATGAAAGATTATTCCGATAGGTTATGTTTGTGTGAAGGACAGTTTGGCGGTTTGTTTTTGAGTATCCGATTGTAAGGATTCTCTCATAACAGTAGGCGGGAATTCTATTATTCAGATTTCCCCCCTCATTAAGCCAATCAGGCTGTGGTGGACAATATTCTTTCACACTTACGTAACCGAAAGAGAAGAAGACCACCATTCTTCAAATAGGGGGCAAGCGTATCTCTTGCCTCCTTTTTTTCTCTATCTTCCGATAGGATTATGGACCAGGGGCTGCACTCAGTGTGGGTTGATCGACCTTACTGGGAACTTCACTGGCATAGCCGTCTGCATAGGCTGCCTCTGCCAACTGATTTATCACCGTGGCTATCTGCGATTCCGAGTTAACGACTTTATCGGGCGGCGCAGCCGGCCCCGGCCAACATCCAAAGTACTCAAGAATCTCAGCCAGCAAACTCTCGGGCGAACCATTATGAAATTGTTCTGCTACGGTCTGTAATTCTACTGGGCAGAACTGTGCGGCAGCAAAGGCATCCTGAGGATAGAAAGTGATGACCATGGGAGTAACAATACCCATTAAAGAACAGAAAAGGTAACGCCTTTTAAAATAAGTTCTCGACCACACCCTCGCTCTAGTACGGTTTTTACACGAAAGATTGACGCCCTTAAATAGCACTATAAGACTCCTCTACATCCCGCCCGACCACTACTTTCAGTGAATTTCGTCCCGCCTTCTATGATATCACCTTAAGATGTCGTCAGAAAAAAAATGATACATAAGGAAAAATGAGCATTCTAATGAGGAAATCTTGTTATTGTTATAGGAATTTCTATGGGTTACTCGCTCAGCCACCCGAATTTTCTCTATTTCATGAGAAAACCTTTTTCTATGAAAAACGTAGTCACTGATGAAATTTTGTCTCTTGCTTCATAAGACCAATCACGTTTTTCAGTCCCCCTAAGAAGCTCCCGAGAGACCCATCAAGTGTTGGACCACTTGCTGAATTTGATACACTCGTTTCTACCCAATGACGACCCTGAACAGGATTATCCATTAGAGCCTTAAACTGCTGTTGCATGCTTTGTTCACTTAAATAAATCGTCGTTAGTTGATCGATAGAAGGACATTTTGCCCAGATTTCAATAGAATTCCACGCCGCGCTTGCTTCAGGGTCTTCGCATATTCGAGTGCCCGATTGGACCTGTTCGAAGGCATCCTGTTGAAGCTCAGATAACAATCCATCATCTGCAATTTCCTGTACGGCTTCAATAACGGCTTGCCACTGATTCACACTTCCTAAGAACCACACAAAACTTTTTCCCCCGAGAAGCTGAGTAAAGTTATCGATATTCTCTTGCATGGCAACCATCACTGCGGAGTCAGAGTCGATAGTATTCCCCGCAAGGTCGATAGAATGAGGTCTTCCATCAGTCACGAGTATCATCGCGCAACGCCCCTCTCCACTCGTCTCCGCTAAGAAGGTCTCACACTGGTTATTCGGAACAGCATTATGAGTAAATGTTCCAGCAGGAAGTACACCCATATCATTGATATAGTAAAAAAGATTAGATCCTACTTCTGGTGCATCCGTCGCGAAACGCACAGTGCCAAGAGATTGAGGTTGATATCCGCCGGCCTTGCTCGTGAGAGCACTTTCGCACGGGGTTCCCTCACGACAATTTCCATGGCCAAGAGGCGGTGCAGCATTGCCACTACTATCTGTAAACTGACGACAGGCTGGATAGCGATAGTCCCCCTGTGCAAACGAGCCAGAACTTTCATTATAGCATCCCGCCACTCCACCCTGCGTGCACCGCGGCACCATGTGTCCTGCACCATCGCCAAATGTGCAAAACACCGCTGATTCTTCGACTGGGGCGCCAGCTGACTTACACTTCGGTACATGCCCAGCATCACCACATCGCGGCCATTCCCCCTCGGAATCAAGATAGTGCATCTTACTATCAGGATGTGCTGCGATATTCGGATCGTCACAGTCAACACTCTTATTCATGGAGAAGTCATCGCAGTAATCACGGATAA
Proteins encoded in this region:
- a CDS encoding CofH family radical SAM protein, whose product is MKTRRVQENMQNQSSAGIYRYSIEEARALYQQTPLADLGTLAHARRQSTVLGDSVTYLIDRNINYTNVCNSDCSFCGFYRPSSAHPESYVLNKRQIGEKVREALELGATRILLQGGHNDDLSYDFYLDLIRWLTETYPIELNAFSPSEIHQMHLVSGKPYQDILTELKDAGMKGLPGGGAELLVESVRKRVSPKKISADIWLEVMGIAQELDLTTTATMVIGFGESVEQRIEHLHRLRQLQDQSQRSGHAGFNAFISWPLQHNENTSMGRSRHRERYGADSLQYLRNVAIARVFLDNIPHHAASWPTLGVEIGKIALHFGCDDFGSTMMEENVVSRAGALTQSKWALSPEELQQAIREAGFKPRQRNSSYEYIN
- a CDS encoding ABC transporter substrate-binding protein; the protein is MFYGLTSGIVQNAEFEFDHDLSDIESLNQKAIRGEIDVTAVSVHAFAYLKNQYAILSCGASMGGKDYGPRVVTKSQRDIALEDIKTVAIPGKFTSAALSLQLALRERGLEPEMKVYDFKAVGDAVINEEVDAGVIIHEGQLTYGEQGLSLLLDLGKWWFDKTHLPLPLGINIARKSLGIPAMEASVSALHESISYSLAHRSEALAYAMKYARGISLDDADTFVGMYVNDLTLDLGSEGEKSIALFLQQAADAGLIPELPQLDFIRA
- a CDS encoding MgtC/SapB family protein, translated to MDSLSSTSGIFDVLCSYEMKLLVVSAIIGALIGLEREIAGKDPSLRTFSLICVGSCLFAIISREAVAGQQFGDPSRIAAQVVTGIGFLGAGVIFHGRKGVSGLTTAALIWTTSAIGVAVGFGFVTTTIAAMFTVFTLVMVLKLVHILIRILRPEQYEGKTEFD